A stretch of Corallococcus macrosporus DNA encodes these proteins:
- a CDS encoding AsmA family protein, with protein MAAVKKRRWPYVLGGILVLLIAIVAVVLWRLDAILLKTARDQAATYSQKLGRPIEIGDISTKLFPYVGAKIENVTVGPAEGEELALAEVKDVTVSVAAMPLLTSKGQDIRVKNAEVSGLTVNVIRLPDGTTNVQRLQEKLAAQQPKEQTPEEEARPTDLSGVHVERAALTDGVIRFVDRASGDKARELAVKDLDIEVKDLRVGQPLKVDLAAAVLAEKQNLKMTLAAAPLPATLVPTPEQVTLKAEHIDLSPLGPFLPPDVGLQAGTLDADWKADLGGAVPGGKGPTKVVGIIKALGMKFAGSEGGKALDVVLDTDVTGDMATGDLALDKLKLDLGPAAITGKGKVKGLLTDKPAVEGFELVGRNLDPAVIAEYYPPLRKQLNGMIAGPIGLDVRGSGTQEAQALNIAVDLTPVRLRVPDQLSKDAGGAMKLNAKVTGAAASGGALHFDAKADLNGVDMRPGLLVNKAPGQRLEVAAAGTYAPAKTGSGMTVNVTRMSLGALEDTVTGTATVALAGTGKKATTTFKADVKAARLDAEKLLMSEEEVLARTGGKPPPEPPVEPTRFNGYRGDVQFAVTSLRYTAMDLSNVTGVVKMVDDLITVEKFSSGIYGGKVVADGTTIRLGPAPEARPFTAKVQVQGLEVAQALAARTPKQVLTGKFNGNVDVQGVGYTPEKLQQTLLGGINGNLLEGTFLGKDLVSSVTGPLAKAIPFAKALKSGDVTSLGGDLPFSVTIKNGVAQLSKPITWTRPEAAMSFDGGIGLNGTLDLTGGVSLTPATIKTLTVGKVTPTEAIPVGLKITGKAWSPEVTGIDVKPAATTILKLAGGAALSGVLGEKGKAVQDVITGGQDKAKAEAEAKRQELEARANEEKKKLEDQARAEQEKAKQRAEEEAKKKLRGIFGK; from the coding sequence GTGGCGGCTGTGAAGAAGAGGCGTTGGCCGTATGTGCTGGGAGGCATCCTCGTCCTCCTGATTGCCATCGTGGCGGTGGTGCTGTGGCGCCTGGACGCCATCCTGCTGAAGACGGCGCGCGACCAGGCCGCGACGTACTCGCAGAAGCTGGGGCGCCCCATCGAGATTGGCGACATCTCCACCAAGCTCTTTCCCTACGTGGGCGCGAAGATTGAGAACGTCACCGTGGGCCCCGCCGAGGGCGAGGAGCTGGCGCTCGCGGAGGTGAAGGACGTGACGGTGAGCGTGGCGGCGATGCCGCTGCTCACGTCGAAGGGCCAGGACATCCGCGTGAAGAACGCGGAGGTGTCCGGGCTCACCGTGAACGTCATCCGCCTGCCTGACGGCACCACCAACGTGCAGCGGCTCCAGGAGAAGCTGGCCGCGCAGCAGCCCAAGGAACAGACGCCGGAGGAGGAGGCGCGGCCCACCGACCTGTCGGGCGTGCACGTGGAGCGCGCGGCGCTCACCGACGGCGTCATCCGCTTCGTGGACCGCGCGAGCGGCGACAAGGCGCGCGAGCTGGCGGTGAAGGACCTGGACATCGAGGTGAAGGACCTGCGCGTGGGCCAGCCCCTGAAGGTGGACCTGGCGGCCGCGGTGCTCGCGGAGAAGCAGAACCTCAAGATGACGCTCGCGGCGGCGCCGCTGCCGGCGACGCTCGTCCCCACGCCGGAGCAGGTGACGCTGAAGGCGGAGCACATCGACCTGTCGCCGCTGGGGCCGTTCCTGCCCCCGGACGTGGGGCTGCAGGCGGGCACGCTGGACGCGGACTGGAAGGCGGACCTGGGCGGCGCGGTGCCCGGCGGCAAGGGGCCCACGAAGGTGGTGGGCATCATCAAGGCGCTGGGGATGAAGTTCGCGGGCTCGGAGGGCGGCAAGGCGCTGGACGTGGTGCTCGACACGGACGTGACGGGCGACATGGCCACGGGTGACCTGGCGCTGGACAAGCTGAAGCTGGACCTGGGCCCCGCGGCCATCACGGGCAAGGGCAAGGTGAAGGGGCTGCTCACGGACAAGCCCGCGGTGGAGGGCTTCGAGCTGGTGGGCCGCAACCTGGACCCCGCTGTCATCGCCGAGTACTACCCGCCCCTGCGCAAGCAGCTCAACGGGATGATCGCCGGCCCCATTGGCCTGGACGTGCGCGGCAGCGGCACGCAGGAGGCGCAGGCCCTCAACATCGCGGTGGACCTGACGCCGGTGCGGCTGCGCGTGCCGGATCAACTGTCGAAGGACGCGGGCGGCGCGATGAAGCTGAACGCGAAGGTGACGGGCGCGGCGGCGAGCGGCGGCGCGCTCCACTTCGACGCGAAGGCGGACCTGAACGGCGTGGACATGCGGCCGGGCCTGCTGGTGAACAAGGCGCCGGGGCAGCGGCTGGAGGTCGCGGCGGCGGGCACGTACGCGCCGGCGAAGACGGGCAGCGGGATGACGGTGAACGTCACCCGCATGAGCCTGGGCGCGCTGGAGGACACGGTGACGGGCACCGCCACGGTGGCGCTGGCGGGCACGGGCAAGAAGGCGACGACGACGTTCAAGGCGGACGTGAAGGCCGCGCGACTGGATGCGGAGAAGTTGTTGATGAGCGAGGAGGAGGTGCTGGCGCGCACGGGCGGCAAGCCGCCTCCGGAGCCGCCGGTGGAGCCCACGCGCTTCAACGGCTACCGGGGTGACGTCCAGTTCGCCGTCACGTCGCTGCGCTACACGGCGATGGACCTGTCCAACGTGACGGGCGTGGTGAAGATGGTGGACGACCTCATCACGGTGGAGAAGTTCTCCTCGGGCATCTACGGCGGCAAGGTGGTGGCGGACGGGACGACCATCCGCCTGGGGCCCGCGCCGGAGGCCCGGCCCTTCACGGCGAAGGTGCAGGTGCAGGGCCTGGAGGTGGCGCAGGCGCTGGCGGCGCGCACGCCGAAGCAGGTGCTGACGGGCAAGTTCAACGGCAACGTGGACGTGCAGGGCGTGGGCTACACGCCGGAGAAGCTGCAGCAGACGCTGCTGGGCGGCATCAACGGCAACCTGCTGGAGGGCACGTTCCTGGGCAAGGACCTGGTGTCGTCGGTGACGGGGCCGCTGGCCAAGGCGATTCCCTTCGCGAAGGCGCTCAAGAGCGGCGACGTGACGTCGCTGGGTGGGGACCTGCCCTTCAGCGTGACCATCAAGAACGGCGTGGCGCAGCTGAGCAAGCCCATCACCTGGACGCGGCCGGAGGCGGCGATGAGCTTCGACGGCGGCATCGGGCTGAACGGCACGCTGGATTTGACGGGCGGCGTGTCGCTGACGCCGGCGACCATCAAGACGCTGACGGTGGGCAAGGTGACGCCGACGGAGGCCATCCCGGTGGGGCTGAAGATCACCGGCAAGGCGTGGAGCCCGGAGGTGACGGGCATCGACGTGAAGCCGGCGGCGACGACCATCCTGAAGCTGGCCGGAGGGGCGGCGCTGAGCGGCGTGCTGGGTGAGAAGGGCAAGGCCGTGCAGGACGTCATCACGGGAGGCCAGGACAAGGCCAAGGCCGAAGCGGAGGCGAAGCGCCAGGAGCTGGAGGCGCGCGCCAACGAGGAGAAGAAGAAGCTGGAGGACCAGGCCCGCGCCGAGCAGGAGAAGGCGAAGCAGCGCGCCGAGGAAGAGGCGAAGAAGAAGCTCCGGGGCATCTTCGGCAAGTAG